GACGAGCTAGTGAAAATGCCTCATAGCGAAGAGCACCGATATCGCCAGGGAGTTGTATGACCACTTTGGCACCGACGATCTTAGCCGGTCTACTGCCCGTCTTGTGGGCCGTGAGGCTTGATGTGCGATGCTCCATGAGGCAGGGAGATGCTCAGACTTGTGGTCTTCGCGCGATCATGCAACGGGCCTCGATATTTGTTGGTCCGCACGGCGCTTGCTGTCGGACAACGCACATACCTGGACCTAGTCTATTCACTAGAGACTATGCGTGCGGATTGGGCGTCTCCTACACCTCCAGCAACGCCTAGCTGCCTCTACTGCATCGATGGGCACTTCCTGACAAACGGCGTGGATGAGTCCTTCCGTACACATTGGCCGTTGTGCTTTTCCGAGCTGCTCCACAGCATGCAGTGGTATACAACGCCGAGAGCACTCAACACATGAGCGCCCACGCTAGAGGAGATTCCCGAAGCCCAGCTCGGCTTCATCATTTTGTGCACGTACGGTTACACACTATGCGGGCGTTCTCTGGGATCTGGCATCATCCGCCGCTGTGGGATCAGAGCCCGCCGACCAGGTCCACAGCGGGATGAACAGCAAGGTCATTCTCACGGTATCCACTGATTTGCGGTGATCTCCGAGATGGGGATCACTTATGTTACACAAGACTTCGCCCCGTGCGAACACGTGCTCTTCCCTAGTAAACCCCGGATTTCTTTTCTACAGCCAAAGCTGAGAGCCGCATGTTGGTGCAACGTCCGGATTGGGCCACTTCTACCTTCAACACACCCTCAATCGCCGTACGATGCCTGGCCTCTCCACGACTTCATCTATCGTCCCGTGTTCTCCACCAGGAAAGCAACGTGCTTTGCGAAGAAGTGCTTGGCGACGATGATGTTCAAGGCGGCAGCGAGGAGAGGGAAGTTTTGTACGCCAGATCGCTCGATCGTGTCGACGGGGAGACATATATGAGGACTCAAGAATGACCACGAGATTGAAGAAAGCATCCAGCAACTCCTGCAGCATTTCCAAGACCATCAACAACTTCCACACCACAACTCGTTCTTCGAACCACCACTACAACCGCAAACATGAAGTTCGCAGCAGTCTCCCTCGCCCTTCTCGGTGCCTCTGCCGTTCAAGGCCTTGCTACTCCAGCAACCTTCGGTAACGCTGTTCAGGGTACCTACACTCTCAACTCTACAGCTTCCAGACAGGAACACAAGCTAACACAACTCAGCCCGCCAGATCAGCGGTGGCATCAACGGCATTGGTGCCATCGTCATCACTCTCGAGGACGTGATCGACTCCTTGATCGGCCTGACCACTGAGACCATCGGCGCTGTTTCTGACGCTGTCAACTCTGCCATTGGCACCGCCACCGATGCTATTGGAGAAATCACCGATGCCCTGCCAACCGTCAGCAAGCGTCAAGCTGATGCCGCCGTCGTTCTCGCCCGTCTCAACGCCCTCATCGACCGCCTTCAAGTAAGTCCATCACTACCCTTCGAGATAGTCCTGTCTCTCCATTCTCGACCTGCGATGCTAACCTTTGCTACCTACAGGTCCAGGCCAGCATCCTCACCGGTACCGCTCTCAGCACGGTCAACAACTTGATCAACCAGATCCAGTTGATCATCACCAGCCTCACCCTCGACGCCACCACCCCGTTGTAAGCGGTTGCGCGACAACTTTCATCGGGCGACGGGCGGCTTTCTCCATGGGATTCTGTACTCAGGCTTAGACAATAGATTGCAAGGAGGTCGTTTGTCGCGGCAAGCGCATGGTGGCTCTGGTGGCTCTGGTGGGTGAGGGGGTGGGAATTGTGTGAGGGAACGAGGATATGCTGTAGGTGGGTTCTTGGCCAGGACTTGCTAGACGATCATTACGTACAAGAGGAAAATGGAGTGTGCACACTAAATTCAGTCTCCCTCCCGTTGTTAACGTCCATTTCGAGCCTGATGCTTCGGGTCGAACTCGGTGTTGTGAAACGGCTCGGCCCCGGCCCCGAGGCACTTTCCTCCTGTTGTTGTGGCTTCAATCCACCTTCACTGGAACATCTTGCCATCGTTCGAATGTGCATCTTATCGAACGGACATCGGCTGTTCCTCAGTATCTCACGATGGCAACCTGTTGCCAGGTCCTTTTCCAAGTCTTGATGCCACGTTGAGCATCTACGACCGAGCAGCGCGTGTAAACCTGGATCCTCTTCAACAGCCAATTTGGCGGGACCATTGGACCAGCAACTGCCCAATACTCTTTGCCCCAACTGGACTGACAGCCTTAATATCATCGCCATGTCATCTAGCGGCGAGGACCACCATACTACTCCGTCCACAGCGGACACTACCACTCCCTCCAGCACATCATCAGAAGCCCCGCACCACATCCGCAGCAGCAAGGAAGTCAAAGAGCACCTAGAAAACACCGTCGAATATCTCTGCACATGTGCTAACGATCGTACAATCTACGACGTCCGAGAATACTTTGGCCAAGACTTCGTCGCAGTAATAGTTCCACCGCAGAAGCTGACCCTCGATGAATACTTTAGTCATCTGCGATCCGTCCGCTCTGTCAAGCCGAATGTATGGATCCAGTCAAACGGGATGTCAACGGTTGTTGATGCTCAGAAAGGCTCTGCGAGAGTGTTCATGGATTTCGAGATCTCTGGTGTATATGAGGGCGTTGTGAGGCCGAGTGTGGCAGTGTTCAAGTTTAGGTATGGGTTGGACGGAAAGTGGAGATTGGTGCATTACGAGGCAGCGGATGGATTGAGTGGTATGGGGAGTATGCCTTGATCGTTTGCTACGAGCAGAGCAGGTGCAGACTGATTTTACAAAATCTGGGCCTGCCGTTGGGAGCTCAGCCAGAACGCAGCGGCATCGTCCAGAGCAACGGACAGGTCAGTCGCAACATCGTCAGGTCAGGGACGTTGAACGGCACAGCAACAACGTCGAGAGCGGACCACAACATCCTGCTGAGATCTCACAGCAATATATACCTGTCGTGCTGTGCTTCTCTGAACAAGCTACACACAACATGTCGATCAACCTCTCCGTCACGATCTCACTGGAGACAATCGCGCTCATTCACCAGAGCGAGATTGTTTTAGAGGAGGCCAGGACAGAGTTTGAGGCAGCCCTGGCAGATGTCGCAAGCAGTGTCATTGAGGCTGTGAAGGCACTCCCTTACGATATCACCATATCTGACTCAGACTACCCTGGACCTTGTCGGAGCAGACCGCCGTCTCTTCGACACTCCGTACAACCCTCGATTCAAGACCATGATTCCAGCTACGCCGAGTCTCCACCGACCACGTTTCCCAGCACGCCTGTGATTTGTTCTGGCAGCTGGTCGTCTTTGCCAGCGTACGATCCACAAAATGGAGAGGAGGACTTTACAATCAATGTCAGCGATCTGGAAGGGCTGCAGACTACTTTCTGTGTCTCGGTCTTCGGCAGCACCACTATCTCTGAGCTTGCGGATATGGTACATGATCAGTCTGGTATACCTCCTGACCAGCAACGTCTAATTTGGAGGAACCACAGGCTGGACCAGCCAGATGCGACTTTAAGCTCAGTAAGATTTCTACGAAGCAACACTTTGGTAGTTGCTAATGCAGCGACAGTACGGCATCGCCAGTGGTGAAGACCTGTACCTGCTACGGCAACTGTTACCTAGCCCAGACATGACAGCTGCCAACGACGGCATATTCTTTCCTGAGTCCGAGTTCGATTTCCATATCCAGACTATCAGCGGAAAGCAGATACCTGTGGCTGCTAGATATAGCACAACGACTGCAGAACTGGCATCTGCAATATTCGACTACAATTGTGAGTGGTCATAGCTGCTGCTAGTACATTTAGACAGCCGCGCTGACAAAGATGATTCGAAGGCATCCCACCGAACCTGCAACGTTTAATACACAAAGGTCGTGTCATATACGATGGACACTCCCACGAGCAAGGCAACGCGTTTCCGGTCTTTACGCTCGAAGAGGTGAGCTGAACGCAGCTTACTCGCTCTTGCACTGCTGACAATATGATTCCAGGTAAACGTGGCTCATGATTCCGTGGTGCAGCTGTATTTCTGCAATACCATGAGAGATTTTTGAGTCGTATCGATGATCACACACAGATATTGAGCTCTCGAACTTAGCATCATAGATTGACTTCAGCGGCGCAAAGCGATTGTCAAATCACGTTTGGCTCACTGCTTATTCTCCGTTCGTCTCTGTGGACAGCTGTCTCATCTTGGCATACTCTGCATTCGTCTGCGCGGTAGTCGACCTGCCGAACCAGAGTTTCAATCAGGCTCAGAGCTAGTTACAATGGTAAGTCCGGGTCTGGGGCAACTAACGTCGACCAGCACATATCTCCAAGGCGTGAGGTCCAGATATATTGTTACTCCCGTCTGAACTGATGGCACAACTGTTTGCTCCAGAACAGCGGTTAGCCAGGCCCAGCCAACAGGGTTGATTATGTCTTTCAACATTACTGTGACAGTCCCGCTATCCGCAGTCGCTGCCATCATGAGTGGCAAAGCAGTGGACAAGGATCAGCTTGGCTACATGGTCGTCAATGCTGTCCACAAACTGTCCAAGGCTATGATGGACACGGGCGCACCACGAGAGGACAGTGCCATCGACATGTCGACACTACTGGGAGCTGAGGATCACCAGGCGGACGAGAGAGAAGTTCTTCGCCAATGTGGAATACAGAAGATAGCCTCCCAGCAACGAGCAATCAGAAATCCTTTCGACGGCAAGGGGTATATCGAGGTCTTCTGGGGCTTTCACGGATGCTACTCATTCAATGTCACTGAGAACACTACTGGCTCACGTATCCACGACATGGTCGCCGAAAAAACTGGAATCCCTGTCAAGCAGCAGAGACTCACGTACAAGGACAAGCTGTTCCGGGATTCAGATACGCTGAAACAGCACGGGATACGACCAATCTACTCGACTACCAATCGTCCTCGTCTGAAGCTCTCTCGCCTCGAAGGCATTTGTTTCAACGGCGCTGACATGGACATTTTCGTGCAACTGGGTGGATCTGCGACAGGGCCGGGCACAAAGAGCCAAGTACACGCCTGCCATACCACGAAAGTCACAGAGCTCGTGAAAGCACTTCTGCCCAATAAGCACGACCTCCCTCATCGCATTGTCAAGCACGGCAAGGTTGTATATGACAGCACCAATGAGCTTTGGATGACTGGGAGTGAGGGCTTGACGCTCGCTGCGATCGGGGTGCAGACTGGCGATGTGTTGCGTTTACAGCTCCTCGGAACATTGGGCGAAAGGAGTCCGTCGATGGCGTCTATTGTCTCGGTGCAATCCTCTCGGTCTAGTCGATGTTCATTGGATGATACGAAGCACTCAGCAACGACGCTCGAGCGCAGCCAGTCGGAGAGTAGGGAGACACTTCGCTCGGTGAAAAGGCCTTCGATGCTTCGGAAAGTGTTCAATGGCTGAGACCGAGAGAATGCTACCAACTTCAACTATACAACGCCGTACGTCTCGTGATTGACAAGCTCTTGCATCTGTAAGGCGTGGAGCGAAACCATATATCCGCCCAACGCAGCATTTCTTGTAGCCTGAACATGGCTCCGAAATCGCCTGTTCATTTGGCTCAGTGAGTCTTTATGGTCACTTCACGTCCGCCTCCTCGCCAGATCAGTATGCAGCGTGTGCTGCCTCATAAACAGACTGCACACAGCACCAACCGCAGCAAGCGCAAAGATAGTCCAGAAGACAGCTGTCAGGGCCTCCATGTACGATTCTCGAGCATCATCAGCCATATCCTTCGGCAGATACCGAATCTCCTTCAACGAATCTCGCACTCTTTCAACAATTCGTGCCCCATCATGATCATACTGGAAGCGACTCCACAGCTCTTGCCTGAGCTTGTTCTGGAACACGAGGGAACAAATCGTGATTCCAATCGTCGAGCCGGTGCCACGAAAGGCAAATGCTGCGGATGTGACGACTGCGTGGTATTGCTGCTCGACTGAAGCGATGAGAGCTGTGACGGTGATCGTGAGCATGCCGGCGTATGCAAAGccggagaagaagaagtagaTGAACGGTTGCCAGTCCGGTGTGTGCAAGCCGAATTGTGCTGTGGGCGCCATAGGGATGAGGAAGAGAGCTTGGATGATTATGTTGAGGACATAGTACTTCCCAGTGGCTCGCATGAAGATACCGACCAGGATGGATCCACAAGCCGCCCCAACGCTGGATGGTATAAGGCGGATGCCTGCACCGAAGGCAGAATGTCCCCGAACCTGGAAGTAGATGGGAGCGTAGAAGGTCAGCGCTATCTGTGCCATGGTCAGGAACCAGTTGGTCAGACATCCGGCTACCACTGTTGGGTTGCGGAAGAGGTGGACAGGAATGACAGGCTCCACGGCGATGTAGACTTCGGTGTAAACAAAGAGCCCGAGAAATACGCCACTCAGTGGCAGGGTCAGGAGGACTGTTGGATGTGTCCAGCCGACCGTGTTGCCGCCACTATTGAGGCCGACCAGGAGAAGTACAATTGCCATGACTAGGGTGGACGATCCAAGGAAGTCAATCCGCTTCCATTTGGCATCCTTTTCTTGCTTGGTATACACAACAATCTCTGGCATGTTGACGAAGCGGCCGACCAGGATG
Above is a genomic segment from Fulvia fulva chromosome 3, complete sequence containing:
- a CDS encoding Polyubiquitin is translated as MSINLSVTISLETIALIHQSEIVLEEARTEFEAALADVASSVIEAVKALPYDITISDSDYPGPCRSRPPSLRHSVQPSIQDHDSSYAESPPTTFPSTPVICSGSWSSLPAYDPQNGEEDFTINVSDLEGLQTTFCVSVFGSTTISELADMVHDQSGIPPDQQRLIWRNHRLDQPDATLSSYGIASGEDLYLLRQLLPSPDMTAANDGIFFPESEFDFHIQTISGKQIPVAARYSTTTAELASAIFDYNCIPPNLQRLIHKGRVIYDGHSHEQGNAFPVFTLEEVNVAHDSVVQLYFCNTMRDF
- a CDS encoding Multidrug resistance protein, which codes for MATEEQDFPSEDTTQAKETSPLLSKASDRRTSTDIAESSRTESHGYVKPEELSASQLAAILCSTYLGIVLAALDGTMVATLTASISASYHSLTLLAWLASSYYIANSVLQPLSGKLTDIYGRRAGLVFSNLFFGVGNLICGLATNESLIIFGRVIAGLGGGTLSAIPLFIASDLVPLRKRGVWQGYNNICYGIGAGLGGVFGGWMNDILNWRWAFLALVPMTVISSILVGRFVNMPEIVVYTKQEKDAKWKRIDFLGSSTLVMAIVLLLVGLNSGGNTVGWTHPTVLLTLPLSGVFLGLFVYTEVYIAVEPVIPVHLFRNPTVVAGCLTNWFLTMAQIALTFYAPIYFQVRGHSAFGAGIRLIPSSVGAACGSILVGIFMRATGKYYVLNIIIQALFLIPMAPTAQFGLHTPDWQPFIYFFFSGFAYAGMLTITVTALIASVEQQYHAVVTSAAFAFRGTGSTIGITICSLVFQNKLRQELWSRFQYDHDGARIVERVRDSLKEIRYLPKDMADDARESYMEALTAVFWTIFALAAVGAVCSLFMRQHTLHTDLARRRT